One Gossypium hirsutum isolate 1008001.06 chromosome A08, Gossypium_hirsutum_v2.1, whole genome shotgun sequence genomic window, aattaaaacgagagtcgccaccgatctttattaggtgtgatcagaccacctttgttttaataaaacgtttTAGTTTATGCAAATGttgtttttggtctacgaaactcgaGAGAATGGGTTCGGGAATTTGTTatgtgcgaggaaggattagcacccttgtcacgcccaaaattggtaccaaattaattAGTTATTGTCCTAGagtcgaaagttgaaaatcgagaaTGGATTTAAAATACAATACTTTTTTATTAACATCGATTAAAAAACACTTGAATTAGCTCAAAACGATCGTTAAAGACTTCCTcgtctcgagatatcggagtatcacatcccgtaagttaggacacgatatcATGAATTCCCGAGCGCAAGTTTGtctttaatttaaattggaatcccgtgtattttaaaactcaaaaggatGTTTGGCTATTTAGAACTAACGAGAAAACtgaaaccctgtaagttagggtacaattcctcaaTATTCCATAAcacaaaacattgcctcatttagaaatttttttttgtgaaatataGCGAGTATAATGTTTAATAAAGTGCGTTATTCGTTtggattaaaaataaaacaatttattggatgaatgtaaCGAGACTTGATTCATGAGCGATGATATGAAAATATAGTAATGAATATAAGACAAATATACATGGACACTACATTATACAAATGAATAACAGTAATGTAAACTTGCGAAATAAACGAATCAAAATTTACATAATGACAATAATCAAACAAGGtatatcatttaaatattaaaattaacaattaaagacaaatgaatttaataataatctaaaagGTATAAAGCAAATAAAAACGAATAAGATGTAAAACAATTTCAAAATGATAATGAGAttaaataatgtgaaaaaggagATTTAAAATTGACTAtatgtaaaacaatttaaaatagagtatatatatataaatattaaaataggtaatatatatatataataaatactatatgaaaaaacctaaaatgaacaataataaaacaatttaaaacgaataagagattttaaaataagttgtataagacaaatttaaataagaataagacaagtttaaaataatatatataaagaaatttaaaataaatattaagaggctcaaaataataatatgtaaaaagaaatttaaaataaataatatataagaaattttaaagtaaataacatataaaataatttaaaccaagtaatacatataaaactttaaaatagataatatacacaaagatttaaaataaatcatatgtggaaaaaatttaaaataaataatatgtaaaaataattttgaaaatatataatatataagaagtatgtaaaacaatttaatataagtaatatatatgaaatcttaaggtaaataatgataaaagatttgtgataaataataaaagaatttgaaatcgtttacatataaaatagtataacaaaataacatataaaacttaaaatatatataagatgGTTTAACATGAATAATGTATAAAACGTTTagaataaatgaagaaaaatttgagataaaacaatatataaaaaccGTTAAAGTaaaaagtatgtgtatatatgtatataataatttaGAGTACAAagatacatataaaaatttcaaaatgaataCTACATATGATGATTTAGGAGAGataatatatgtgaaatatttaaaattgatgaTAGTTTAAAACACATGATATATTCAAAAATAGtgccaataataatagtaataataaaataaataatataacatttgaAGGTATAGAAGATATACACAAACATATGATAAAAAGATAATAACGAGggtagaaataaaaataaatccaatctataaaaataataatgaataaatgaataaacaaataaatagatattaaatattaactaaattagGTTAATAGTATAATCATAATAacattaatagaataaataatcCACCGCCaacaataatgaaaatataaatagattgagtaattcatgaaataaaatgataaaaaaataaaaaaataaaagaatgatgaatgaataaataataaaacaataatagatattaaaataataataaccaagGTAAATGAAAATCGAAAGGAAATAAaggaattatgaaatgatttcaaTGACATAAACTAGTGATATACATTGATAAATAAATGGACAATAGGTATATATAAACCAATAAATAGGTGAACGTATAAATAAATTAGGACtaagttgaaattgaattaaatttaagatgcaaattataaaataaaaatataggccaCTAAGGACCAAGGAGAAATGCGCATAAAGAACGAGGGGCTGATTGGGAAAATATTCCCAGCCCTCTATGCGCAGCGTTTCATCCACCTGGGCCAAggaccaaataaaaaataaaataaaataaaaggtaaaaatttttaaaaaaggaaacAAAGCTATATGGGATTAAATGAAAAGGACAGAAAAGGTAGAGGGACTAAAGTGGGAAATTTCCCATTTAAAGGAAACGCTCGGACCGAATTGCCAATATGCGTAAGTTTCAAAGCCAAATTAGAAAAAGAAGTGAAATAAATGAGGCATGATTGAATGCTTGCGCAAATAGGAAGGACCTAATGCACAATCCCCCATTTTCAATTAAAAGGCGCAGATTAGGCCTGTTAAACGGGTTGAAGTGCATGCCTTCCTTTTTACAAGTAACTTAaaaccctttctttttttatttttttcaaatgcGGCCAATTTTTTAATAAAGGGGGGGGGGGGGGGCTATTAACCCActctgctagggtttcatttAGCTCACAGCCACCGAACCACCTCCATGCTTGGTGGCCGTTGATGCACGAATAGTGACCAGATCTTGTTGCCGGAGGCCGCAACTATGGAGATCTAGTaagttttctctttctcttttttcttattcttaaaaaaaggGCTTCAAATCCTACtctattctttaaaaaaaagaaatattcgaAGAATGAAAAAGAACTTAACACCGTTTGACCCTCGTCCATATCTCCCTGCTTTTGAAATATTTGGACTCTCATCGGCGTCGATTCAggtattattttctcatttttatgCTAAAATCGCAAAACAAATCAAAGGAAACAATAAAATCAATAGATAAAAAGATTTTGAAATCACCTCTTTATTTCTGgttcttttttttgtatttcaatatgcgtctctaaaaaaatttacattttttgctCTTAGCTATATAGCCGAAAACACATCTTGTTTCTACTGTTCTCTTTTCGTGTTGTTGCTTCCGTTGTCCCTCTTTTAGTTTGCTTGCAGCTTGGGAGGAAATAAACAAGCGGGGGTTTCCTTTTTGGTGCAAAGGACGGGCAGAGCCGTCCCTCGAGCGATGTTTGCGCCGAGAACGCACGTGGTTGGCAGAAGGGAGGCGCGGCGCTAGGGTTTCGGTTGGCTGAACTTGGTTTAGGCATCGGGCCTATCGGGCTTAGGTGCTGGGCTTGGTTTTGGGTCTTAATGTAACATGAACtgttattatttttggtttttttttgtttaaacgggccgggcaaaattgagcCCGTACAGTGAGGATTCTTCACTAGGGTGTGTTAGAATTAAGGTCACCAGTTGCTTTGATTCAAAGATAGTGAATTCTTCTCATTGAGTTAGGCTCCGCAAACGTAGGGAAATCGAACTATATAAACAAATTTTGATGTCCCCCATTTATATTATGccttttagaatattttaataataattagaacattttaataaaactaataaaagaATAGTATGTTTTGTAAgtttatgaaagaaaataaaaacttaagaaaattaagATATAGCTATTCGTCGACGATTTTGCCTTTCCTTTTACTTTTTGATGTTTCGACGTTATCTTTAACTGCATACAATAAATTCAGATATAGAAAATTCattaatcatataattcaaaCCCAATTCAACACATTATATTCATGAacgcattttattcaatttagtctctaaacacCTTAATATCTGAAACATGCGTAACCCACAATTTACCCAATCGAATTTAAATTCGGTTTATTAAATATAGTATAAGGACCTCTTACAATCATTATTTGTTaacaaattgtaaagtttttatcctttacaaattagcccttattaatatataattaactaaattacttaaatacaaattgaagcttgaattaataatttttatcacatttttagCTTACTTCTACTATGATTTTATCTAAAATTACTCCTGCATGTCTTGAATgcttaatatcaaaatttctCAACAATGAAAACTAAATCAAAACTTATACACTGatttaagtaatatttttttccaattaaaactcactaatgattatatttttataatttagtctctgTACTATTTTTAATAGACAATTTAATTCATTAATACTTAATAATTCGACTCTACAATTCCGTACTCAATACTTAACTATTCAATATCATATTTTTGCTAACTCGATTTAAGGAATTTAGCcctaaaattgaattttttggtACCACTGAAACTGGATCATTACACAATACTTTTTTCCCCAAAAATAAATCTTAGTTAAAGACTTAATTTAATATTGATTCTGGAGCAAAAATTGTTCAACACAAAATGTAAGTTAAAACCATTGACACTTACATTATGCACATATATATCTGAATAGTagttaaatgtttttattaaaatatgtggaAAATTGTtagaatattttaagaaaaataataaaagaataacacGTTTTATAAGTttccgaaagaaaaaaaaattaagaaaaaactctttaaaaacaacaaaactgttgtgaaataataaagaaataataaattaaaatgtgatAGAAGAAAGAGTGTAGAGAGAATATAGAAGAGAGAGTGTatcttcttttttatatatatttttcatgagTACATGAGCCCCATATATATAGGGGTTAAAAGTAACTCTCTAATTATTATAGGGCATGTAAAAGGTCATGACCTTTTATCTCCCATATTAATGGGGTATAGGAAAAGTCTCATAACTTATGGGGTATAGGAAGAGTTTTATAACTTATGGGGATGATAATGACAtccacataaatattttataacactcccccttggatattcattatctaattatgcctcgttaaaaccttactaagaaaAACCCAGTAGGACAAAAActtagtgaaggaaaaagagtacataatTATACGCTTGATATGCTGCCTCTTTAAAAACCTTACCTGGAAAACCCAGTGGGATAAAACCaaggttaagggaaaaagagtataGCGCGTATTAACTCCCCCTAATGGCTACATCACTTGAGATCTCGAAGGTGACGCATTCCAATGTAGTAAACAAGCTtctgaaacactgatgtaggaAGCGCCTTAGTGAATAAATCTGCTAAATTCTCACTTGAACTGATCTGCTTAACTTTTATCTCCTTAATCTTCTGGAGGTCATGAGTGAAGAAGAATTTTGgtgcaatgtgttttgttctgtCACCTTTGATGTATCCACTATCGAGCTGATCAATACATGCTGTGTTGTCTTCAAACAAGACAGTTGTAGCTTCCTTTCCAGATGATAAACCACAATTATTCCTTATATGCTGGATCATAGATCTAAGCCATACACATTCACGACTTGCTTCATGGATTGCTAAGATTTCTACATGATTAGACGAGGTTGCTGCAATTGTTTGCTTCATTGAGTGCCAAGAGATTGCAGTACCTCCATATGTAAAAACATATCCAGTTTGTGATTTTCCATTATAAGGATCTAACATAAATCCTGCATCTGCAAAACCAATCAACTCTGTCTTGGATTTATTAGGGAAAAATAGACCCACATTCTTTGTGCCTTGGAGATAACAAAATATCTGTTTTACTCCAGTCCAATGTCTCCGAGTTGGGCATGagctaaatcttgctaacaaatTTACAGAAAAAGATATATCAGGTCGGGTATGGCTAGCAAGATACATTAATGCCTCAATTGCACTGAGGTATGACACTTCAGGACCAAGAAAATCTTCACTATCTTCCCGAGGACGGAAAGGGTCTTTACTTGAATCAAGTGATCTTACAACCATCGGGGTAGTTATTGGATGTGCCTTATCCATATAAAATCTCTTTAGCACCTTTTTAATATACGTTGATTGATGCACAAGGATTCCTTCTTTTAGGTGCTCAATTTGTAACCCCAAACAAAATTTCGTTCTTCCAAggtctttcatttcaaattctttcttcAAGCACTCAACAGTCTTTTGgatctcttcaggagtttcaatgatattcaaatcatcaacatatactGCAATAATTACATATCCAGATCCAAACTTCTTAATGAAAATGCATGGGCAAATTGGATCATTCTTGTATCCTTCTTTCAACAAATACTCGCTTAGGCGATTATACCACATGCGGCCGGATTGTTTCAATCTATAAAGGGATTTGTGCAATTTGATCGAATAATGTTCTCTAGAACCTGAACTCACTGCTTCAGGCAGTTTAAATCCTTCAGGGAGTTTCATATAAATGTTAGTATCCAGTGGGCCATACAAATAAGCTGTTACTACATCCATTAGGCGTAAATCAAGCCTTTCTCTTATAGCCAGACTTATAAAAAATCTAAATGTAGTTGTatccaccacaggagaatatgtctcCTCATAATCAATTCCAGGTCTTTGTGAGAATCCTTGTGTAACTAAACATGCTTATACCTTACAATTTcactcttttcatttcttttacgcACAAAAacccatttatatcctactgGTTTCACACCTGTAGGTATACGGACTACATGTCCAAACACTTCTCTTTTCACTAGCGatttcaattcattttcaattgcttctttccattttggccaatcatCTCTTTGTTTACATTCCTCAATCGATTTTGGTTCATAATCCTCTTTATTATTTATAACATCTAGTGCTACATTGCATGCAAAAATATCATCGACGTCGATTTGATTTCGGTTCCATTTTATACCAGACATGACATAATCAATAGAGGTCTCTTCATTGTCAGGTACCTAATTTTCTTCTGAAACATTTATTCTAGTCATGTCTATAGTCTCTTCAGGAGATCCCGGTATAatcattttttctttgatttcgcTATCATTAATCTTTGCTCCTTTCTTTTTTCGAGGATTCTTATCTTTGGAACCAATTGGTTTACCACGCTTCAGGCGTGTATTAGACTCAGTAGCAACTAGATTTTGTCCTTCTAGGACATTAAGTTTTATTGGAGCATTCACAGCTGGTATATATGACTTGGTCACTTTCTTTGGGTCAGAAAATGCGTTTGGCAATTCATTAGCTaaaatttgtaaatgaataatctTTTGAACTTCTAAATCACATTGCTTAGTTTGAGGATCAAGTTGAGCTAACGACAACTCTTTCCAACTAATTTTCTTATCCAGCTGTTTGATTTCTCCGCCTAATGTTGGAAAAATTGACTTGTCAAAATGACAATCTGCAAAACGAGCCGTAAATAGATTCCCTATAGATGGTTCTAGATATTTAATTATGGATAGGGATTCAAATCCAACATATATACCCAACCTTCTTGGAGGTCCCATCTTAGTTCtatgtggtggagcaattggaacatatacggcACATCCAAATGTTCttagatgggaaatatttggttcCTGACCATGAACTATTTGTAAGGGGGAGACTTTAAGATAACTTGTTGGCCTGATGTGAATTAATGCAGTTGCATGTAAAATTGCATGCCCCCAAGCAGTGATTGGGAGTTTTGACTTCATAAGTAATGGCCTTGCTATTAATTGAAGTTGTTTTATTAAAGATTCTGCTAGACCATTTTGTGTGTGAACgtgagctacaggatgttcaacacTTATTCCAATGGACATGCAATAGTTATTAAAAGACTGAGAAGTAAATTCACCAGCATTATTAAGACGGATGGTCTTAATAGGAAAATCTGGGAAATGGGCTCGTAATCGAATCAATTGAGCAAGCAATCTCGCAAACGCCAGGTTACGAGTTGATAACAAAGATACATGAGACCATCTGTTCGATGCATCGATTAAAATCATAAAGTACCTAAATGGTCCACATGGGGGATGTATAGGCCCACATATATCCCCTTGAATTCGCTCAAGAAAAGTAAGTGGTTCGTTATTTATCTTAGTTGGTGATGGTTGGATTATTAATTTCCCCAGTGAACATGCAGCACATGTAATGTTTTGAAGAATCTACTGGCTCTTCAATGAATATCCAcatgaattttcaattatttttcgcATCATTATTGAACCGGGATGGCCTAATCGGTCATGCCAAAGAACAAAGTcattagtaaacttctggtttactatAGCATGTGTTTCTATAGAACTGATCTTTGTGTAGTACAAACTAGTAAAGAATGCAGGCAATTTCTCAACAATTTGTTTATTGCCTTGAGCAATACTCGTAATTTGAAGGAATTCACAATTTCCTTCGTTTaaagtctcaatatgatatccattttggcgaatatctttaaaactcaataaatttctttgagacttagGGGAGtataatgtattaataatttcaatttttgttccccttggtaataaaataattgcTCTTCCGGAGCCTTCTATAATAGTTGCACTACCAGATATAGTGCTCACACTTTCTTCTTTCattattaaatgagaaaaatatctCTTGTCTTTCAATATGGTGTGAGTAGTTGCACTGTCTGCTAGACATATATTTTCACCATTCATAGCTGATTGCCTTTGCGATATAATGTtcttcaaagaaacaaaataaccACAAAATGTCACACATAATGGTGAAAACAGGTATTCAAAGTTCAAATTACTAAAAGGTCTATAAAACAAAATTATCACATAAAACATAGCACTAGTAAAGGTCATAACATCATTATTAAAGTTGCTAAATGAAACATAGAGTAGTAgaggtttattttattatttatcgaaaTTTATGGCCTTAATGATTTCCTTCACGGGTAGAAAGAAAATCAGCCACTTCTAAGTGGGTTGTATTGCCATCATCAAAATCACCTTCGCCATCTTTATACACAAGATTGGTTTCTACTTTCTTTCCCTTCTGTTTTATGGACTGCTGATAAAGATCAACTAGATGCTTTTGTGTGCGACACACACGAGACCAATGTCCTTTTCCTCCACAACGATAGCATACATTAGTCACATTTtcacctttttctttctcttccctGTTACCATTTTTTCGATCCCACTTCTgataggaatgtgaattttcaaAACATCCATATCTATATCCGCGGCCACGCCCTCGGCCACGACCACGGCCACGCACACTACTATTTGCATGGTGTGTTTCTTTTAATTCTTGCCCATTGTGTAAACTCACATTCGCTTCAGGGAATGGAGCAGAGCCAGTTGGGCGTAATTCATGGTTTTTCATTAGTAGCTCGTTGTTTTGCTCCGCCACTAGGAGACAAGAAATTAATTCAGAATATTTCTGGAAGCCTTTTTCACGATATTGTGTCTGCAGGACAACATTATTTGCATGGAAAGTTGAGTATGTTTTTTTCTAACATTTCTGCACCAGTAATCTTCTCTCCATATAAATTCAATTGTGAAGTGATTCTGAACATGGCTGAGTTATAATCACTAACAGACTTAAAGTCTTGCAATCTTAAATTCAGCCACTCGTAACGAGCTTTAGGCAAAATCACAGTTTTCTGGTGGTCATATCTTTCCTTTAGATTGGCCCAAAGAATTTGAGGGTCCTTAACAGTCAAATATTCGGTCTTTAGACCTTCATGGAGGTGATGGCGAAGGAAAATCATGGCCTTGGCCTTATCTTGTGTACTTTCTTCATTTCCCTCCTTAATAGTCTCACCAAGACCCTTTGCATCTAAGTGAATTTCAGCATCTAGTACCCATGATAAATAGTTATTTCCAGTGATGTCCAGAGCTACAAATTCGAGTTTTGTAAGATTTGACATTATAAACTATAAGACAAAATAGACAAgtcaaaaatgtaaaataaagcaTGTTAATATGCAAATGAAATAACACATATGCAAATGAAATAGATCAACTTGTTACCCTTACTTCACCTAAGCGTTCTTCGGCAATCTTTAAGGAAAAATTTGTTGACCTTGATTTCTTGTATTAGAGACTCGTGCTGATAACGTTTtgtgaaataataaagaaagaataaactaaaatgtgATAGAAGAAAGAGTGTAGAGAGAATATAGAAGAGAGagtgtattttcttttttatatatatttttcatgagTACATGAGCCCCATATATATAGGGGTTAAAAGTAACTCTCTAATTATTATAGGGCATGTAAAGGGTCATGACCTTTTATCTCCCATATTAATGGGGTATAGGAAAAGTCTCATAACTTATGGGGTATAGGAAGAGTTTTATAACTTATGGGGATGATAATGACATccacataaatatttcataacaaaaacatatatatCTTTAATGAAGctttaaaaaacttttaaatacaatttattgTAAGTTTTATGAActtgtaattaagttttaattaataaaaatagataatcttgttatgaatattttattaagtggatgtccattaaGATCTAAATAAGTTTTGAtctactttaaattctaatagttattagaattagatctctactttatttatacttcttatgtctataaatatagactttggagAAACATTGTAAATATttcgattgatcaataaaatatgctTTCTCTTTACTCTCCCATTCTCTTTGTTCATTACTTtctgtctttttattttataacacgttattagcacgattctcttttaattgtttttctccataagtcacaaaaatatcccaaaatttgCTATTGTTGGTTGCCTCCTAGAGTTGCTACTATTTCAATTGAGGCCTGCGCACTACCCATTAGAGCCTTAAACCACTTAGTTAGGGTGACAATGATGATGTTAAAGAATCTcaagtatattttactataatttatttattatatcatatttattataattggagactaatcatgacaacatgaatagatagattttgatttgaaatctacGCATgctttgcgatggtgattatgaaataaaaaatcaatggaGGCGTTTAAAAGTTtgtcctactagatttgttgcattccccaaaatgaatgcaaacataaagaaaataaaagatataatcatggaTCATTAAAAGTGAGgatatagtaataaataagaaaacaatgagagatctcaagataactcttcaaagggtaaagataacttatgttatcaatgtgatatgaaagattattggccacatatctagtgtatgcccaaatattttatttttgttaatattctttgaagaaggatatgaaaatttagtaatgaattctatcattacagatagaaaatatttatcatatttgatattgaaacaaataaatattattccaatatatgatagtacaaaattagttgaaagctccaaaagagctaatatatcaatatctaaaaagtACAAAATTCGTTATGGTTaatgtattaattttaaaagatattcattataatggatatcatattgagattgtgaaacTCTAGatatgaaaattctcataaaataaaataataaatctagatgATCATATAGTGAAAGCAGGTGCTCCAGAAGAggcccaagacataactaataagtataACTCCAGAAGGGATTCATGTACCTGAatgaagattaaaatagtgaaaataagagatctcgataagttatgtcaatttgcAAAAATGCCGAATTggtaataaaagtggtcgacaatggttttgcatgtaatattattattgaaataatgaaataaaaggagaatcttgaataaatctattgagaaatatagatatgaaataaattggtcaaaataaaaagacgcaactcaagtacaattaaaattGTGGAGTTTTTAGACCAGTAGTCCATATATTTAAAGGTATAAATAAAGCTAACAAAagtgcaaatgaagtagttttgcaaaacggaataaaatatgaagtttttgttAAGTCCTGgcattgcttatgaaatgatataatattcttttatggtggatgcaataacatttagatatattattaaactagCAATTCATAAAAagtttaacttgcgtctaatggttgtttttacaactttttatgaatcactatatagtaaaatttatattaaaatccttgaaggatttagaatgccagAAGTATATTGAAATTATTGGGAAAGTGTTTTTAAAGCATTTTAGTGGCGAATGATCGATACTTTGGGAGGTTAGTAGCTATAACCATTTCTAGAGCGATAAAGCATCTATATTTGTTTTTAAGGTATTGATATATAATCCAAAAGTATTGATACATGCTTTTGTCATGGGTAGCAATTCATCTATCCCCGTGACACTTTCATAGTATTGATACTTTCCTATGTTTAAGGGTTATAACTT contains:
- the LOC107944518 gene encoding uncharacterized protein, producing MGPPRRLGIYVGFESLSIIKYLEPSIGNLFTARFADCHFDKSIFPTLGGEIKQLDKKISWKELSLAQLDPQTKQCDLEVQKIIHLQILANELPNAFSDPKKVTKSYIPAVNAPIKLNVLEGQNLVATESNTRLKRGKPIGSKDKNPRKKKGAKINDSEIKEKMIIPGSPEETIDMTRINVSEEN
- the LOC107944519 gene encoding uncharacterized protein, which gives rise to MSNLTKLEFVALDITGNNYLSWVLDAEIHLDAKGLGETIKEGNEESTQDKAKAMIFLRHHLHEGLKTEYLTVKDPQILWANLKERYDHQKTVILPKARYEWLNLRLQDFKSVSDYNSAMFRITSQLNLYGEKITVAEQNNELLMKNHELRPTGSAPFPEANVSLHNGQELKETHHANSSVRGRGRGRGRGRGYRYGCFENSHSYQKWDRKNGNREEKEKGENVTNVCYRCGGKGHWSRVCRTQKHLVDLYQQSIKQKGKKVETNLVYKDGEGDFDDGNTTHLEVADFLSTREGNH